The nucleotide sequence TTTTGTCCGTCAACCGGCAGGCGGGTTTTGATTTTTGCCTGCTGTCCTGCAAAGCGCACGAAATCGGCGGCTTTTTTCAGCGGGCGGTCAAGGCCGGGGCTGGAAATTTCCAGATTTTTATAATCGATGTCTTCCACCATGAACACGCGGCTCAAATGATTGCTGACGGTCGCGCAGTCTTCGACGGTAATCCCGCCTTCTTTATCGATGAACACGCGCAGCGTGCCTTGCGCAGTCAGCTCGAAATCGACCAGTTCGTAGCCCAAACCCGGCAGGGTTTTTTCGAGAATTGTTTGAATATCCATGAATCTCCCAGAGTACATAAACAAAAAAATGGCCCCGTGGCCATTTTTCGTCAAAATTGAAAAATTGGCTTATTATAACCGCTTTCCACTCAAAAGAAAAGCGTTGATTTATCGCGGCTTTTTTCATACGATCTCATAGAATGAATACGCCTGGCGGCATAAAACCAAGCTTAAAATTGTTGACAAAAACGGTCGTCTGAAAAATTGCCATTAAATCTTACCCATTGATAATCATCATTTTATTTCCAACCTTTCTTTTTCAGACGACCCCATTTCCCTTCCATACGG is from Neisseria sicca and encodes:
- the rimP gene encoding ribosome maturation factor RimP; translated protein: MDIQTILEKTLPGLGYELVDFELTAQGTLRVFIDKEGGITVEDCATVSNHLSRVFMVEDIDYKNLEISSPGLDRPLKKAADFVRFAGQQAKIKTRLPVDGQKNFIGRIEGCENDTVTLSFDGKTAQISLDNIDKARLRPEFKF